The proteins below are encoded in one region of Haladaptatus sp. R4:
- a CDS encoding ATP-grasp domain-containing protein — MSVVVPAIAAGSSLACIRSLGRKGIPVIAASESPESPAFASKYVDERASLPAPIDGIEGYRDGLLSLAERPDVETIVPLREPESYVLSKYRERFAEHVGTPWPDFETMESARDRNQLFQRAEEVGIPIPETKLLTEWDDWRDDTVVKSRYTVLVRDNRTQYPGVRFVSGDPDELDTPDEDRLIAEMGHVPIVQECIPDGTEYGFFALFDHGEPVVTFQHQRIRSYTYSGGASVFRRAVSIPTLHEQGVRLLSALDWHGPAMVEFRHDPRDGGFKLLEVNPRFWGSLQLGVHAGVDFPYRYYQLANGVRKPDYGYTVGTGSHILRGELVYLVSLLRDDYDHVERPSVPSAVARVLFSLATDPNFDYFSWDDPGPFRRDLTNLVGEYAPSKSAPLKRAVSALVGK, encoded by the coding sequence ATGAGCGTCGTCGTCCCGGCCATCGCGGCGGGAAGTAGCCTCGCGTGCATCCGTTCGCTCGGCCGGAAGGGAATCCCCGTCATCGCGGCCTCCGAATCCCCCGAATCTCCCGCGTTCGCGTCGAAGTACGTCGACGAACGCGCGTCCCTTCCCGCACCGATCGACGGCATCGAGGGGTATCGGGACGGACTGCTGTCGCTCGCGGAACGGCCCGACGTGGAGACCATCGTTCCGCTCCGGGAACCCGAGAGCTACGTCCTCTCGAAATATCGGGAGCGATTCGCGGAGCACGTCGGCACGCCGTGGCCCGACTTCGAGACGATGGAGTCCGCCCGCGACAGGAATCAGTTGTTTCAGCGGGCAGAGGAGGTCGGGATTCCGATTCCGGAGACGAAACTCCTCACGGAGTGGGACGACTGGCGCGACGACACGGTCGTGAAATCCCGGTACACCGTGCTCGTCCGCGACAACCGAACGCAGTATCCGGGCGTGCGGTTCGTCTCCGGCGATCCGGACGAACTCGATACCCCCGACGAGGACCGCCTGATCGCCGAGATGGGCCACGTCCCAATCGTCCAGGAGTGCATCCCCGACGGGACGGAGTACGGCTTTTTCGCCCTCTTCGACCACGGCGAACCGGTCGTCACCTTCCAGCACCAACGAATCCGGAGTTACACCTACTCCGGCGGCGCGAGCGTCTTTCGGCGGGCCGTGTCGATCCCCACGCTTCACGAACAGGGCGTTCGGCTCCTGTCGGCGCTCGACTGGCACGGCCCCGCGATGGTCGAGTTCCGTCACGACCCGCGCGACGGCGGGTTCAAGCTACTCGAAGTGAACCCGCGCTTCTGGGGATCGCTACAACTCGGGGTCCACGCGGGCGTGGACTTCCCGTATCGCTACTATCAACTCGCGAACGGGGTTCGAAAACCGGATTACGGCTACACGGTCGGCACGGGGAGCCACATCCTTCGGGGCGAACTCGTCTACCTCGTCAGCCTGCTGCGCGACGATTACGACCACGTCGAACGCCCGTCGGTTCCCAGCGCCGTCGCTCGCGTCCTGTTCTCACTGGCCACTGACCCGAACTTCGATTACTTCTCCTGGGACGATCCGGGACCGTTCCGGCGAGACCTGACGAACCTCGTCGGCGAGTACGCGCCCTCGAAATCCGCGCCGCTCAAACGTGCCGTGTCGGCGCTGGTCGGCAAATGA
- the rnhB gene encoding ribonuclease HII, protein MFGVDEAGRGPVLGSMFAAAVAVDDPAALPDGMDDSKNLPPERREALAAAIRADESISVGVAEITTERIDDPETDMNTLTVAAHVEAISRVAADGNGNCARGIVDACDTSEARFARRVTAGVEERGGIEGTVEIEAEHGADETHAIVGAASIVAKVERDAHVARLAEKHGGVGSGYPSDPNTREFLREYVEANGELPGCARTSWRTSKDVLAAREQSGLDQF, encoded by the coding sequence GTGTTCGGTGTAGACGAAGCGGGGCGCGGGCCGGTGTTGGGGTCGATGTTCGCCGCTGCGGTCGCGGTTGACGACCCCGCGGCCCTCCCCGACGGTATGGACGACTCGAAGAACCTCCCGCCGGAGCGCCGGGAGGCGCTCGCGGCGGCGATTCGCGCGGACGAATCCATCTCGGTCGGCGTCGCCGAGATCACGACGGAGCGGATCGACGACCCCGAGACAGACATGAACACGCTGACCGTCGCGGCGCACGTCGAGGCGATTTCGCGGGTCGCCGCCGACGGAAACGGAAACTGCGCGCGCGGAATCGTGGACGCCTGTGACACCAGCGAAGCGCGGTTCGCCCGGCGGGTTACGGCGGGTGTCGAGGAGCGGGGAGGTATCGAGGGTACGGTCGAAATCGAGGCGGAGCACGGGGCGGACGAAACCCACGCCATCGTCGGTGCGGCGAGCATCGTCGCCAAGGTCGAGCGAGACGCGCACGTCGCGCGACTCGCCGAGAAACACGGCGGGGTCGGCAGCGGCTATCCGAGCGACCCCAACACCCGAGAATTCCTGCGCGAGTACGTCGAAGCCAACGGCGAACTACCAGGCTGTGCCCGAACCTCGTGGCGGACGAGCAAGGACGTGCTGGCCGCCCGGGAACAGTCGGGACTCGATCAGTTCTGA
- a CDS encoding tRNA pseudouridine(54/55) synthase Pus10, whose amino-acid sequence MDVLSAARRVIAEDPVCDACLGRQFADRSFGLTNTERGHSLRVAVALEDDEDFEEPDEECWVCEGLIDEFDAYAEQVAEALADVEFETYQVGTRAPPLVEENEILLRELAELPEDTGELFKSEFNREVGKRVGRLTDTEVDFDRPDVLALLNLERGDVDVQVNPAFVFGRYRKLERDIPQTKWPCRECGGSGKQLAEGGGEESCDYCGGSGFLYDESVEQLTTPPVLEAMDGEEAIFHGAGREDVDALMLGTGRPFAIEVKKPRRRRPDTDELEAEINEFADGKAEVDTLTLATHDMVERVKGLDASKTYRAQVEFDEAVTEEDLAAAIEELDGATVDQFTPNRVDHRRANLTRVREVYSIEGHMDDERHGEVEIHGEGGLYIKELVSGDEGRTEPSLAGLLGVDAEVTALDVVAVEGEDEIFGHDDYLKE is encoded by the coding sequence ATGGACGTACTTTCGGCGGCGCGGCGGGTCATCGCGGAGGATCCGGTGTGTGATGCCTGTCTCGGTCGCCAGTTCGCCGACCGAAGTTTCGGGCTGACGAACACCGAACGTGGCCACTCCCTCCGGGTTGCGGTCGCACTGGAGGACGACGAGGATTTCGAGGAACCCGACGAGGAGTGTTGGGTCTGTGAAGGACTCATCGACGAGTTCGATGCGTACGCGGAACAGGTCGCGGAGGCCCTCGCTGACGTCGAATTCGAGACGTATCAGGTCGGAACGCGGGCACCACCGCTCGTGGAGGAAAACGAAATCCTGCTCCGCGAATTGGCCGAGTTGCCCGAGGATACCGGTGAACTGTTCAAGTCCGAATTCAACCGCGAGGTCGGCAAGCGCGTCGGACGACTCACCGACACCGAAGTCGATTTCGACCGCCCGGACGTGCTGGCGCTCCTGAACCTCGAACGCGGCGACGTGGACGTGCAGGTGAACCCCGCCTTCGTCTTCGGCCGCTATCGAAAGCTGGAACGGGACATCCCCCAGACGAAATGGCCCTGCCGCGAGTGCGGCGGGTCGGGCAAGCAACTAGCCGAGGGCGGCGGCGAGGAATCCTGTGACTACTGCGGCGGCAGCGGTTTCCTCTACGACGAGAGCGTCGAGCAACTGACGACGCCGCCCGTGCTGGAGGCGATGGACGGCGAGGAGGCCATCTTCCACGGCGCGGGCCGCGAGGACGTGGACGCCTTGATGCTCGGGACGGGACGCCCGTTCGCCATCGAAGTCAAGAAACCGCGACGGCGGCGACCCGACACCGACGAACTCGAAGCGGAGATCAACGAGTTCGCGGACGGAAAGGCCGAAGTCGATACGCTCACCCTCGCCACGCACGACATGGTCGAGCGCGTGAAGGGATTGGATGCGAGCAAGACCTACCGCGCACAGGTGGAGTTCGACGAGGCCGTCACGGAGGAGGACCTCGCGGCCGCCATCGAGGAACTGGACGGCGCGACGGTCGATCAGTTCACCCCGAACCGGGTGGACCACCGCCGGGCCAACCTCACGCGCGTCCGCGAAGTCTACAGTATCGAGGGACACATGGACGACGAGCGTCACGGCGAAGTCGAAATCCACGGCGAGGGCGGCCTCTACATCAAGGAACTCGTCAGCGGCGACGAAGGGCGAACAGAGCCGAGTCTGGCTGGACTACTGGGCGTCGACGCGGAAGTCACGGCACTGGACGTCGTCGCCGTCGAGGGCGAGGACGAGATATTCGGCCACGACGACTACTTGAAGGAGTAA
- a CDS encoding PQQ-binding-like beta-propeller repeat protein — MSDETKSGTSRISTRPPRRRLVDIVRRGDGTAVTDVCGRRLGVRPRRFGTNRCDERYGSGPVRDRGLEHTVRCACRLGGGRRERNGVRIDNDQRRTAAEGYVVAYDAETGDQRWKSTTVGAATGAPAVDNGTVYVQTRGTHADDYDHNGGLYALDAATGEVQWRVNNSAQASPIVADGVVYVANTAYDAETGDELWSAYGQRIIGVVNGTAYAQNGTTVSAMDASSGAPKWNVSNPHATEGFDSAVTSDRIFLTAETDGDTQPVYALSTDDGSVVWTHSVARADSTERDEISEPAVRNDTVYVSTRGDGHGTVYALDAATGDEQWTYDTAADHLSAPTATNDSVYVGGRHFTRHSDRPASPAIYSLDASTGQEQWNYSVSESSPLVPYAPVVADGKLYVTVHEWLGVLSEESELHVLESSDHRPSLDHQVAGDEMDAPNVIIETSPKNAANRTFHGNRTVTLHANASTADSDEIISYEWDLDGDGAYETTGQNVTVHTDFCDQRTIRVRVTDDDGLTDTDSITLTRD; from the coding sequence GTGAGCGATGAAACGAAATCGGGCACGAGTCGGATTAGTACTCGCCCTCCTCGTCGTCGTCTCGTCGATATCGTTCGTCGCGGCGACGGCACCGCAGTCACAGACGTCTGCGGACGACGGTTGGGCGTCCGACCGCGCCGATTCGGGACGAACCGGTGCGACGAACGATACGGGTCCGGCCCCGTACGCGACCGAGGACTGGAGCACACAGTTCGGTGCGCGTGCCGACTCGGGGGCGGCCGTCGTGAACGGAACGGCGTACGTATCGATAACGACCAACGCCGAACTGCCGCCGAGGGATACGTCGTCGCGTACGACGCGGAGACCGGCGACCAACGCTGGAAGAGCACGACGGTCGGTGCGGCGACCGGCGCGCCCGCCGTCGACAACGGGACCGTGTACGTCCAAACGCGCGGCACGCACGCCGATGATTACGACCACAACGGCGGTCTGTACGCCCTCGACGCCGCGACCGGCGAAGTCCAGTGGCGCGTCAACAACTCCGCCCAAGCGAGTCCGATAGTCGCCGACGGCGTCGTCTACGTCGCAAACACGGCCTACGACGCGGAGACGGGCGACGAGCTTTGGTCCGCGTACGGCCAGCGAATAATCGGCGTCGTGAACGGGACCGCGTACGCACAGAACGGCACGACTGTGTCGGCGATGGACGCGTCGAGCGGAGCGCCGAAGTGGAACGTGTCGAATCCCCATGCGACCGAGGGCTTCGACAGCGCCGTGACGAGCGACCGCATCTTCCTCACCGCCGAAACCGACGGTGACACACAACCCGTTTACGCGCTCTCGACCGACGACGGAAGCGTCGTCTGGACCCACTCGGTGGCACGCGCCGATAGCACCGAGAGGGACGAGATATCCGAACCGGCGGTCAGAAACGATACCGTGTACGTCAGCACCCGTGGAGACGGTCACGGGACTGTGTACGCCCTCGACGCCGCAACTGGCGACGAGCAGTGGACGTACGACACGGCGGCGGACCATCTGTCGGCACCGACGGCCACCAACGACTCGGTGTACGTCGGCGGACGCCATTTCACCAGACACAGCGACAGACCGGCGTCGCCCGCCATCTACTCCCTCGATGCGAGCACCGGCCAGGAACAGTGGAACTACTCGGTTAGCGAGTCGAGCCCCCTCGTCCCGTACGCACCTGTCGTTGCCGACGGGAAACTCTACGTGACCGTTCACGAGTGGCTCGGCGTGCTATCGGAGGAGAGCGAACTGCACGTCCTCGAATCGAGCGACCACAGGCCGTCGCTCGACCATCAAGTCGCCGGAGACGAGATGGACGCCCCGAACGTCATCATCGAGACGTCGCCGAAGAACGCGGCAAACCGGACGTTCCACGGGAACCGCACCGTGACGCTCCACGCGAACGCATCGACGGCCGATAGCGACGAAATCATCAGCTACGAGTGGGACCTCGACGGCGACGGAGCGTACGAGACCACCGGCCAGAACGTCACGGTCCACACGGACTTCTGCGATCAGCGGACCATCAGGGTCCGGGTCACCGACGACGACGGCCTCACGGATACCGACTCGATAACGCTCACTCGCGACTGA
- a CDS encoding glycosyltransferase family 2 protein, translating to MPSEPPFISVIIPVYNDPRGIRMTLDAVIDQTYPKAAYEVLAVDNGSTDDTQDVIRSYEEQYPDLVQLLVEDEVQGPAAARNTGVAESEGSILAFIDADMTVEETWLEHAIASMESNDWDYMGCNVEIYVEDGKDTLTAKYNQIFGFPIQKYIEEQQFSGTGCLFTRREVFDEVGNFDERLFSGEDQEFGNRVYDAGFGQHYQPAITMYHPARSSLTSLLKKHFRLGRGRAQMQRYHPSRVKKPSVLNPRNYLPPHPIRFYKSVTEVATLTWTEVILLFFIAYMKRLTSTAGWAYEHFGEGD from the coding sequence ATGCCTTCCGAGCCGCCGTTTATCTCTGTTATCATTCCGGTCTACAACGACCCGAGGGGCATTCGCATGACGCTCGATGCCGTCATCGACCAGACGTATCCAAAAGCGGCGTACGAAGTGTTGGCTGTGGATAACGGCTCCACGGACGACACGCAGGATGTCATCAGGAGTTACGAAGAGCAGTATCCCGATCTCGTACAGTTGCTCGTCGAAGACGAGGTGCAGGGTCCCGCCGCGGCCCGTAACACGGGCGTCGCCGAGTCCGAGGGATCGATCCTCGCGTTCATCGACGCCGACATGACCGTCGAGGAAACGTGGCTCGAACACGCCATCGCGTCCATGGAATCCAACGATTGGGACTACATGGGTTGTAACGTCGAAATCTACGTCGAAGACGGAAAGGACACCCTCACCGCGAAGTACAACCAGATTTTCGGCTTCCCCATCCAGAAGTACATCGAGGAACAGCAGTTCTCGGGGACGGGCTGTCTATTTACCCGACGTGAAGTGTTCGACGAAGTCGGCAACTTCGACGAGCGTCTGTTCTCCGGCGAGGACCAGGAGTTCGGCAACCGGGTGTACGACGCCGGGTTCGGTCAGCACTACCAGCCCGCGATCACGATGTATCACCCCGCTCGCTCGTCTCTCACGTCCCTCCTGAAAAAGCACTTCCGACTGGGTCGTGGCCGAGCACAGATGCAACGCTACCATCCGAGCCGCGTCAAGAAGCCGAGCGTTCTCAACCCGCGAAACTATCTCCCCCCACATCCGATTCGATTCTACAAGAGCGTGACAGAGGTGGCGACGCTGACGTGGACCGAAGTGATTCTCCTGTTTTTCATCGCCTATATGAAGCGGCTCACCTCGACTGCGGGCTGGGCCTACGAACACTTCGGCGAGGGCGACTGA
- the trmY gene encoding tRNA (pseudouridine(54)-N(1))-methyltransferase TrmY, with the protein MRQFIVLGHDAPTTPDFSLDDLAGAAGRLDALCRCVNSAFFLSHDFRSDVRCFLVLQDELTIRFEGSELRRLNPDERSTAALVRKALEAKGEAIGHMEAESTPGVFISKRDFETILSEASRNSTVVELHEEGTPVVDLEPPENPLFVLSDHGDFTDEEAELLANESDERVRLGPELLHGDHAMTVAHNYLDTRGYTEY; encoded by the coding sequence ATGCGACAGTTCATCGTTCTCGGTCACGACGCCCCGACGACGCCCGACTTCTCGCTGGACGACTTGGCGGGCGCCGCAGGGCGACTCGACGCCCTCTGTCGGTGTGTCAACAGCGCGTTTTTCCTCTCGCACGACTTTCGAAGCGACGTTCGATGCTTCCTCGTCCTCCAGGACGAGCTGACGATTCGCTTCGAGGGGAGCGAACTCCGCCGACTCAACCCCGACGAGCGAAGCACGGCGGCGCTCGTTCGCAAAGCGCTGGAGGCGAAGGGGGAAGCCATCGGCCACATGGAAGCCGAGAGCACGCCCGGCGTGTTCATCTCGAAGCGCGACTTCGAAACCATCCTCTCCGAGGCGAGTCGGAATTCCACCGTCGTCGAACTCCACGAAGAGGGGACGCCCGTCGTCGACCTCGAACCGCCGGAGAACCCGCTGTTCGTGCTCTCTGATCACGGCGACTTCACGGACGAGGAGGCGGAACTGCTGGCCAACGAGTCCGACGAACGGGTTCGACTCGGTCCGGAACTCCTCCACGGGGACCACGCGATGACGGTCGCACACAACTATCTCGACACGCGGGGGTACACGGAATACTGA
- a CDS encoding TIGR00725 family protein produces the protein MRVSVIGGGTVTETEAELATEVGRLLAERDHTVVCGGLGGVMEAACRGAQGADGRTVGILPGTDRDAANPYVDVAIATGLGHGRNPLVVMNGDAVIAIDGGSGTLSELGFAGVFDRPTAGLTTHDVPNVHPVDTPTEAVEYVEDEAAEIS, from the coding sequence ATGCGGGTCAGCGTCATCGGCGGCGGAACCGTCACCGAGACGGAAGCGGAACTGGCGACGGAAGTCGGCCGATTGCTCGCCGAGCGGGACCACACCGTCGTCTGTGGCGGTCTCGGCGGCGTCATGGAGGCCGCCTGTCGCGGCGCACAGGGTGCGGATGGACGGACGGTCGGAATCCTGCCGGGGACCGACCGCGACGCGGCGAATCCGTACGTTGACGTGGCCATCGCGACCGGACTGGGTCACGGACGGAACCCTCTCGTCGTGATGAACGGCGATGCGGTCATCGCCATCGACGGCGGGTCGGGGACGCTCTCCGAACTCGGTTTCGCGGGCGTGTTCGACCGTCCGACCGCCGGGTTGACGACCCACGACGTGCCGAACGTTCACCCGGTCGATACCCCCACGGAGGCCGTCGAATACGTCGAGGACGAAGCGGCGGAGATATCCTGA
- a CDS encoding class I SAM-dependent methyltransferase: MSPDDRPIAEDAYDELAEAYREHEDDPYCSDLEFPAMVDLVPEVEGKRILDAGCGYGRYSEWLLDHGADVVAFDTSEKMVDGARERIGDRATVLRGDMERPLDVADDDAFDGVVSGLSLHYVEDWRRPFAEFSRLLRPGGSSHFQPIIRSTTTSRTRA; the protein is encoded by the coding sequence ATGTCACCCGACGACAGGCCCATCGCGGAGGACGCCTACGACGAACTGGCGGAAGCGTACAGGGAACACGAAGACGACCCCTACTGTTCGGATTTGGAATTTCCCGCGATGGTAGACCTCGTTCCGGAGGTGGAGGGAAAACGAATCCTCGATGCGGGGTGTGGCTACGGACGATACTCGGAGTGGTTGCTCGACCACGGAGCGGACGTCGTCGCTTTCGATACGAGTGAGAAGATGGTCGACGGGGCGAGAGAGCGCATCGGTGACCGAGCGACCGTTCTCCGAGGGGACATGGAACGGCCGCTCGACGTCGCGGACGACGACGCGTTCGACGGCGTCGTCAGCGGTCTCTCGCTCCATTACGTGGAGGACTGGCGGCGACCGTTCGCGGAGTTTTCCCGCCTCCTCCGACCGGGAGGTTCCTCGCATTTTCAGCCCATCATCCGCTCGACGACTACCTCGCGTACGAGGGCGTGA
- a CDS encoding NAD(P)-dependent alcohol dehydrogenase, whose product MPAVPGHEGAGVVEAVGDDVTSITPGDHVVLSYDTDGTCRNCAEGNPAYCSAFARYNFDGVRGSDGSSPLRRNGENVGLFFGQSSFSTHSVANERQIVRVPDDVPLELLGPLGCGIQTGCGAVMNSLDPNAGTSIAIFGVGAVGLSAVMGAVVSGCTTVVAVDLLEERLELANRLGATHTIDAGSTDDLSGEIRSITDGGVDNTLDTTSVPSVVRAAVDATRVPGTCGLLGGAPTEPDPNLDMGRILSGRAIRGISQGDSIPQVFIPRLIDLYRQGRFPFDELVEFYDFEDVNRAAEDLEAGRTIKPVLRIGEV is encoded by the coding sequence ATCCCAGCGGTTCCCGGGCACGAAGGCGCAGGGGTGGTCGAAGCGGTCGGTGACGACGTGACGAGCATCACGCCCGGCGATCACGTGGTGTTGAGCTACGATACCGACGGGACCTGTCGAAACTGTGCGGAAGGTAACCCGGCCTACTGTTCGGCATTCGCCCGGTACAACTTCGATGGCGTTCGCGGCTCGGACGGGTCCTCCCCGCTCCGCCGGAATGGGGAAAACGTCGGGTTGTTCTTCGGTCAGTCCTCGTTCTCGACTCACTCGGTCGCCAACGAGCGCCAGATCGTTCGGGTTCCGGACGACGTTCCGCTCGAACTGCTCGGCCCCCTCGGGTGCGGCATCCAGACCGGATGTGGCGCGGTGATGAACTCGCTCGACCCGAACGCGGGCACGTCGATCGCTATCTTCGGCGTCGGTGCTGTCGGCCTGAGCGCCGTGATGGGCGCGGTCGTGTCCGGTTGTACGACCGTCGTCGCCGTGGACTTGCTCGAAGAGCGACTCGAACTGGCGAACCGTCTCGGCGCGACCCACACTATCGACGCCGGGAGCACGGACGATCTCTCCGGAGAAATCCGATCGATCACCGACGGCGGCGTCGATAACACCCTGGACACGACCTCCGTTCCGTCGGTCGTTCGGGCCGCCGTGGACGCGACGCGCGTTCCGGGGACCTGTGGACTCCTCGGTGGCGCGCCGACCGAACCGGACCCGAACCTCGATATGGGTCGGATTTTGAGCGGTCGAGCGATTCGCGGCATCTCGCAGGGCGATTCGATTCCACAGGTGTTCATCCCCCGACTCATCGATCTCTACCGCCAAGGTCGGTTTCCGTTCGACGAACTCGTGGAATTCTACGACTTCGAGGACGTCAACCGGGCAGCCGAGGATTTGGAGGCGGGGCGGACGATCAAACCAGTACTCCGAATCGGTGAGGTCTGA
- a CDS encoding NUDIX hydrolase, whose translation MASDKDPLAWETVDSDVAYHCPGFDVRNENVRLPDGTETDFDYITEPESVVVLPFTEDGDVVIIEEWRQAVSRVSRGLPVGGVEPDDGDLAAAARRELIEETGYETDRVSHLTTVEPANGYADSVHHYFVAYDCTPTGEQDLDHNESIRSATTTMDELREEIAEDGVYDGRTVLGVLYYDSFSE comes from the coding sequence ATGGCATCCGACAAGGACCCACTCGCGTGGGAGACGGTCGATTCAGACGTTGCCTACCACTGTCCGGGGTTTGACGTTCGAAACGAGAACGTCCGCCTGCCGGACGGCACCGAGACGGATTTCGATTACATCACGGAACCAGAAAGCGTGGTCGTCCTTCCGTTCACCGAGGACGGTGACGTGGTGATCATCGAGGAGTGGCGACAGGCCGTGTCGCGGGTCTCCCGCGGACTCCCAGTCGGCGGCGTCGAACCCGACGACGGCGACCTTGCGGCCGCCGCCCGGCGCGAACTGATCGAGGAGACCGGCTACGAAACCGACCGCGTCAGTCACCTCACGACCGTCGAACCCGCAAACGGCTACGCCGACAGCGTCCACCACTACTTCGTCGCCTACGATTGCACTCCGACCGGCGAACAGGACCTCGACCACAACGAGAGTATTCGGTCCGCCACGACGACCATGGACGAACTGCGGGAGGAAATCGCGGAGGACGGCGTGTACGACGGGCGGACCGTACTCGGCGTGCTCTACTACGACAGTTTCAGCGAGTAG
- a CDS encoding BGTF surface domain-containing protein: MAARSAASLMVVAVLLCTFAVGPFSSGIADGQSATFVNNSPTNDRGDVIPITVHTDHGGTVNIGSAANGFWVQVNVTSGTTTLDLNTYRAADPNRTVTVGKGGIKGTPNVRIPSEKGPLQSGVYDMNVTVDGVTQDMGSFTVKKHTLGAARTGVLPEKTDVSEFDTADDLRAAVSPTENGTVAKDDQLVLAVNVSGMSGFLDKSMLDGSGEDVRVRFRETNAKRNTVANEFDGDEAKRLLIDDENDVLYLMLDTDGHGIEAGDSYEATFEIREDNPLVTQTETASTNFTVEKRRVSLDHSGDVLVVDGKTKVGGTTNLAPGTTINISAHDKGSGAFFWPKTATVTEDRTFGATFDFSGLESGRTFTVELRDQDQTLPGVVASSSEESTTTTTTTTTTTTTTTTTTTTTTTNTSTTTTYTTTTETAPPVTTQQPITAQSVSKDGLPGFGIPVALVALAAAAVLVVRRAQW; the protein is encoded by the coding sequence ATGGCAGCTCGAAGCGCCGCGTCACTGATGGTCGTCGCCGTCCTCCTCTGTACGTTCGCCGTTGGACCGTTTTCGTCGGGTATCGCGGACGGACAGAGCGCCACTTTCGTCAACAACTCACCCACTAACGACCGTGGTGACGTGATTCCGATCACCGTCCACACGGATCACGGGGGAACCGTGAACATCGGATCAGCGGCTAACGGCTTCTGGGTGCAGGTGAACGTCACGAGCGGGACGACGACGCTCGACCTCAACACGTACCGCGCGGCCGATCCGAACCGCACCGTGACGGTCGGTAAGGGGGGGATCAAGGGAACGCCGAACGTGAGGATTCCATCGGAAAAGGGACCGCTGCAATCCGGCGTGTACGACATGAACGTCACGGTCGATGGCGTCACGCAGGATATGGGTTCGTTCACGGTGAAAAAGCACACGTTGGGAGCGGCACGCACGGGGGTCCTTCCCGAGAAGACGGACGTGTCGGAGTTCGACACGGCGGACGACCTGCGCGCGGCGGTCTCCCCGACCGAGAACGGGACGGTTGCGAAGGACGATCAACTCGTCCTCGCCGTCAACGTCTCCGGCATGTCCGGGTTCCTCGACAAGTCCATGCTCGACGGGAGCGGCGAGGACGTTCGGGTTCGCTTCCGTGAGACGAACGCGAAGCGAAACACCGTCGCGAACGAGTTCGACGGTGACGAGGCGAAACGGCTGTTGATCGACGACGAAAACGACGTTCTGTATCTGATGCTCGACACCGACGGACACGGAATCGAGGCCGGTGACAGCTACGAGGCCACGTTCGAGATCAGGGAAGACAATCCCTTGGTCACCCAGACTGAAACGGCGAGTACGAACTTCACCGTTGAAAAACGCCGCGTCTCGCTCGACCACTCGGGCGACGTGTTGGTGGTGGACGGCAAGACGAAAGTCGGCGGGACGACGAATCTCGCGCCGGGAACGACCATAAACATCTCCGCCCACGACAAGGGTTCGGGGGCGTTCTTCTGGCCGAAGACGGCGACGGTCACGGAAGACCGGACGTTCGGAGCGACGTTCGATTTCAGCGGGTTGGAATCGGGACGGACGTTCACGGTCGAACTCCGCGATCAGGATCAGACTCTCCCGGGTGTCGTCGCCTCCAGTTCGGAGGAATCGACCACGACGACCACTACCACCACGACCACGACGACTACTACCACCACGACGACCACTACCACCACGACGAATACGTCCACGACTACGACGTACACGACGACCACGGAAACCGCACCACCGGTCACGACCCAGCAGCCAATCACTGCCCAGTCGGTGTCGAAGGACGGTCTGCCGGGATTCGGTATCCCGGTTGCGCTCGTGGCACTCGCGGCGGCGGCCGTTCTCGTCGTTCGCCGAGCACAATGGTGA